The following are encoded together in the Leptospira congkakensis genome:
- a CDS encoding decaprenyl-phosphate phosphoribosyltransferase yields the protein MIYLYLKLMRVPQWIKNVILFAGLIFSKKIFEIPSLTKVCLAFLCFSLVASCQYVFNDFLDQKEDAKHPEKKHRPLASGELDSGIALAITGVILPVALIGAYKLSPVFFYLTIFYLLFNMLYSKVLKHIVILDVMSISIGFVLRAIAGAVVIGVEFSHWLLLCTFMLALFWGFSKRRGEINILKTDAGKHRKILEEYSIEFLDLMMAVVATLTLVSYVMYTVSPETAKSLGTPYMVYTVPIVVYAIFRSLYIIYIKNMGHNPTKAILTDVSVLVSGFIWLLLILFLMFGNISGHLPVLQ from the coding sequence ATGATCTACCTATATCTTAAATTAATGCGAGTTCCTCAGTGGATCAAAAATGTGATCCTATTTGCCGGACTGATTTTTTCTAAAAAAATCTTTGAAATCCCTTCGTTAACAAAAGTTTGTTTAGCATTTTTATGTTTTTCTCTAGTTGCTAGTTGCCAATATGTTTTTAACGACTTTTTGGATCAAAAGGAAGACGCGAAACATCCAGAAAAAAAACATAGACCACTCGCAAGTGGAGAATTGGATTCAGGAATTGCTTTGGCTATCACGGGAGTGATTTTACCTGTGGCACTCATTGGTGCTTACAAACTTTCACCTGTTTTCTTTTACCTCACTATCTTTTACCTACTTTTTAATATGTTATATAGCAAAGTTCTGAAACATATTGTGATTTTGGATGTGATGAGTATCTCCATTGGATTTGTGTTACGTGCCATTGCTGGTGCTGTAGTTATTGGAGTGGAGTTTTCGCATTGGTTATTACTTTGTACTTTTATGTTGGCTCTCTTTTGGGGTTTTTCCAAACGTAGGGGAGAGATCAATATCCTAAAAACAGATGCTGGTAAACATAGAAAGATTTTAGAAGAATACTCAATCGAGTTTTTAGATTTGATGATGGCAGTAGTTGCGACACTCACTCTTGTCAGTTATGTGATGTATACGGTAAGTCCAGAAACAGCAAAAAGTTTAGGAACTCCTTATATGGTTTATACGGTTCCCATTGTTGTGTATGCAATCTTTAGATCTCTTTATATTATATATATAAAGAACATGGGTCATAATCCAACCAAGGCCATTCTCACAGATGTCAGTGTTCTGGTTTCCGGGTTTATCTGGTTACTCCTCATCTTATTTTTAATGTTTGGGAACATATCCGGCCATCTGCCAGTCTTACAATAG
- a CDS encoding TlpA family protein disulfide reductase produces the protein MKIWKQLPYGWKVVSAFVFFFSTTLCFAYFKGRDTRPGVPIEILATTPTEANSWKGHPKVVYFWATWCTICKAYGPILDANLSFLPKSTIFLSVLEAEDSEETKDIMTKLTPEAKHPIYAADYRMLKEWRISAYPTTVFLNEEGKVVFSDTGILSPIGFWLRTFLLRFF, from the coding sequence ATGAAGATTTGGAAGCAGTTACCGTATGGATGGAAGGTGGTCTCCGCCTTTGTTTTCTTTTTTTCGACCACCCTTTGTTTTGCTTACTTTAAAGGTAGGGACACAAGGCCTGGGGTTCCTATCGAAATCCTAGCCACCACACCCACAGAAGCTAATTCCTGGAAGGGGCATCCCAAGGTGGTTTATTTTTGGGCTACCTGGTGCACGATTTGTAAGGCTTATGGGCCCATTTTGGATGCCAATTTAAGTTTTTTACCAAAATCCACCATCTTCCTCTCTGTTCTGGAAGCAGAAGATTCGGAAGAAACCAAAGACATTATGACAAAACTCACTCCAGAAGCCAAACATCCCATCTATGCTGCCGATTATCGAATGTTAAAAGAATGGCGAATTTCGGCTTATCCCACGACTGTTTTTTTAAATGAAGAAGGAAAGGTTGTGTTTTCGGATACAGGGATTCTTAGCCCTATTGGATTTTGGCTTCGTACTTTTCTTTTGCGGTTTTTCTAA